In a genomic window of Epinephelus fuscoguttatus linkage group LG23, E.fuscoguttatus.final_Chr_v1:
- the rnf175 gene encoding RING finger protein 175 encodes MAGVHPQDDLLKMTHRENWKVQHERLHVKHRGHEAMHAEMVLILIATLVVAQIVLVQWKQRHHRSYNLVTLVQMWVVPLYFTIKLYWWRFLSMWGMFSVVTSYVIFRATRKPLSCRTPRMVYKWFLLIYKLSYAVGVLGYMAIMFTMFGFNVFFRIKAEDSMDVGVIMLFYGLYYGVMGRDFAEICSDYMASTIGYYNKGGMPSRSLTNDICAVCGQRILVDVEEEGFIEDTYQLSCGHIFHEFCIRGWCIVGKKQTCPYCNEKVDLKRMMNNPWEKTHVLYGQLLDWLRYLVAWQPIIIGIVHGINFSLGLE; translated from the exons ATGGCGGGTGTGCACCCCCAG GACGACCTGCTGAAaatgacacacagagagaactGGAA GGTGCAGCATGAGCGCCTGCACGTGAAGCACAGGGGTCACGAGGCCATGCACGCAGAGATGGTGCTGATCCTCATCGCCACGCTGGTGGTGGCTCAGATCGTCCTGGTGCAGTGGAAGCAGCGGCACCACCGCTCCTACAAT cTGGTGACGCTGGTCCAGATGTGGGTGGTTCCTCTTTACTTCACCATCAAACTCTACTGGTGGAGGTTTCTGTCCATGTGGGGCATGTTCTCCGTCGTCACCAGCTACGTCATCTTCAGAGCCACTCGCAAGCCGCTGTCCTGCAGGACGCCCAG GATGGTGTACAAGTGGTTCCTGCTCATCTACAAGCTGAGCTATGCAGTGGGCGTCCTTGGCTACATGGCCATCATGTTCACCATGTTCGGCTTCAACGTCTTCTTCAG gATCAAGGCAGAGGACTCCATGGACGTAGGTGTGATCATGCTGTTTTACGGGCTTTACTACGGCGTCATGGGACGAGACTTTGCTGAAATCTGCTCCGACTACATGGCTTCTACAATCGGG tACTACAACAAAGGAGGCATGCCCAGCAGGAGTCTGACCAACGACATCTGCGCGGTGTGCGGACAGAGGATCCTGGTGGACGTGGAGGAGGAAGGGTTCATAGAAGACACCTACCAGCTCTCCTGTGGACACAT ATTCCACGAGTTCTGCATCCGTGGCTGGTGCATTGTGGGAAAGAAGCAGACGTGTCCGTACTGCAACGAGAAGGTTGACCTGAAGAGGATGATGAACAACCC CTGGGAGAAGACACATGTCCTGTACGGGCAGCTGCTTGATTGGCTCAGGTACCTTGTTGCCTGGCAACCCATCATCATCGGTATCGTCCACGGGATAAATTTCTCCCTGGGCCTGGAATAG